The following are from one region of the Leucoraja erinacea ecotype New England unplaced genomic scaffold, Leri_hhj_1 Leri_695S, whole genome shotgun sequence genome:
- the LOC129694501 gene encoding immunoglobulin lambda-1 light chain-like has translation MAPALHLLWPLLLLLPTGLLAIPVLNQTPTSGPVSAAQTARLECRMQNGNVASYHVYWYRQRPGESPKWLVTYETDNDIYRGSGITDRFQPSRDTSANSYILTIGTVEPGDAAVYYCAVWENNVGFIFSPGTILEINSSESRKPSLLLLPPSPEETGTGSATLSCLVSGFKPGLVALRWAVDGVETESGVTTGAVSPDAEQTYRLSSYLRVPAAAWGKGTSYSCSVAHSSLGSPLRHTVSSSACAN, from the exons ATGGCCCCAGCGCTGCACCTACTGTggcctctgctgctgctgctccctaCAG GTCTCCTGGCGATTCCAGTCCTGAATCAAACCCCAACTTCCGGACCCGTCTCCGCGGCACAGACCGCCCGCTTAGAGTGTCGGATGCAGAATGGAAATGTTGCAAGTTACCATGTATATTGGTATCGACAGCGTCCCGGGGAGAGTCCAAAGTGGTTGGTAACGTATGAAACGGATAATGATATATACCGTGGCAGTGGGATCACAGACCGGTTCCAACCGTCCAGAGATACTTCCGCCAACAGCTACATCCTGACCATCGGCACCGTGGAGCCCGGAGACGCCGCCGTCTACTACTGTGCAGTGTGGGAAAATAATGTGGGATTCATCTTCAGCCCTGGGACTATCCTGGAAATAAATA gTAGCGAGTCTCGGAAGCCCTCGCTTCTCCTGCTCCCTCCGTCTCCGGAGGAAACTGGCACGGGCTCGGCCACACTCAGCTGTCTGGTGAGCGGCTTTAAGCCGGGCCTCGTGGCGCTGCGCTGGGCCGTGGACGGCGTGGAGACGGAGAGCGGGGTGACGACGGGCGCCGTGTCCCCGGACGCCGAGCAGACGTACAGGCTGAGCAGTTACCTGCGGGTCCCCGCCGCCGCATGGGGCAAGGGCACGAGCTATTCCTGCAGCGTAGCCCACAGCTCTCTGGGCTCGCCTCTCCGCCACACCGTCTCCTCATCCGCTTGCGCGAACTGA